One window from the genome of Diabrotica virgifera virgifera chromosome 6, PGI_DIABVI_V3a encodes:
- the LOC114325367 gene encoding uncharacterized protein LOC114325367, translating into MLTFPKLLVTSIHQFKEKIAFKLNSLYRQATTTVFASAKHTDTSASIKLKASLESAPSESGPLSKKVALVTGGSTPCGLICVQELLRCGAKGVMFTDTDENLGRKKLDELCQCFDPNRAAFIRSDLRDALLLRNAFLSSKKHFCSLDIIVNIIEQSEKYKWTEEIDRNLTGIVRSTLIGYELLSTQKGGKGGTICNLIVSPCEEENLSPVLVATRSYLMSFGQSMSSKFNKGTGVKIITGFADDDKKALKSAKGQAVASETLTTMLENAAPGSAWTLQFLTNNKK; encoded by the exons AGCTTTCAAACTGAATTCATTGTATCGTCAAGCTACTACTACTGTCTTCGCCTCCGCAAAACACACGGATACTTCCGCTTCAATCAAACTCAAGGCTTCTTTAGAATCAGCCCCTTCAGAATCAGGACCACTATCCAAGAAAGTTGCCCTTGTAACAGGCGGATCGACACCATGTGGCTTAATTTGTGTTCAAGAGCTGTTAAGATGTGGCGCTAAG GGTGTTATGTTTACAGATACCGATGAAAATTTAGGGCGAAAAAAGCTAGACGAACTCTGTCAGTGTTTTGATCCAAATAGAGCTGCATTCATTCGGTCTGACTTAAGAGATGCCCTGTTGTTAAGAA atgCATTTTTAAGTTCCAAAAAGCATTTTTGCAGTCTGGACATAATTGTTAATATTATTGAACAATCAGAAAAATATAAGTGGACGGAGGAAATAGACAGAAATTTG aCAGGCATAGTGAGAAGTACACTAATTGGCTACGAACTCCTTAGTACCCAGAAAGGGGGAAAAGGAGGAACTATCTGCAATCTTATAGTTTCACCCTGTGAGGAAGAGAACTTATCTCCCGTTTTAGTGGCCACCCGAAGCTACTTAATGAGTTTTGGTCAATCGATGTCTTCGAAGTTTAATAAAGGCACTGGAGTTAAAATTATTACTGGCTTTGCGGATGATGACAAAAAGGCTTTAAAATCAGCAAAAGGACAGGCAGTTGCATC AGAAACTTTGACGACTATGTTAGAAAACGCTGCTCCTGGATCAGCTTGGACTTTACAATTTTTGACAAATAACAAGAAATAA